In Uranotaenia lowii strain MFRU-FL chromosome 2, ASM2978415v1, whole genome shotgun sequence, one genomic interval encodes:
- the LOC129746752 gene encoding glutathione S-transferase 1-1-like, giving the protein MPPIVIYTTRRTPPGRAVELTAKLIGLELEVKWLDLTKKEHLTPEYLKMNPQHTIPTITDNGVPLFDSHSIMIYLVSKYAKNDDLYPEDLVMRARINSILFFEAGVMFPRVRAILEPVIYQGSTEIPQVKVDAIHAAYDLLEATLQSDYLVGDRLTLADISVSTSLSTAAGLFPVDSGKYPKLAAYMKHLEKNMPHYQEFNVQRATEGIDYFWHRMEFNKQT; this is encoded by the exons ATGCCTCCAATAGTGATCTATACAACTCGCCGAACACCGCCAGGTCGAGCTGTAGAACTGACGGCCAAGCTTATCGGTTTGGAGCTGGAGGTGAAGTGGCTTGATCTGACTAAAAAGGAGCATCTCACCCCGGAATACCTGAAG ATGAATCCCCAACATACGATTCCAACAATCACAGATAATGGAGTGCCATTGTTCGACAGTCATTCGATAATGATTTACCTGGTATCAAAATACGCCAAAAATGATGACCTGTACCCGGAGGATTTGGTGATGCGTGCCCGGATAAATTCGattctatttttcgaagcaggTGTTATGTTTCCCCGAGTTAGAGCAATTTTGGAACCAGTTATCTACCAAGGATCTACGGAAATTCCACAGGTCAAGGTCGATGCCATCCATGCCGCATATGACTTGTTGGAAGCAACCCTGCAGTCGGATTATCTCGTGGGAGATCGATTAACTTTGGCTGATATAAGTGTGAGCACTTCGCTGTCAACGGCAGCTGGCCTTTTTCCGGTCGATTCCGGCAAATATCCGAAGCTGGCAGCATACATGAAGCATTTGGAAAAGAATATGCCACACTACCAGGAATTCAATGTCCAGCGGGCAACTGAAGGGATTGACTACTTCTGGCATAGGATGGAGTTTAACAAACAAACGTGA
- the LOC129746751 gene encoding glutathione S-transferase 1-like: MAPIVLYTTRRTPAGRAVEITAKMIGLELDVKIVDLVNKEHLTAEFLKLNPQHTVPTIVDNGVALFDSHAIIIYLVSKYGKDDSLYPKDLVAQARINAMLHFESGILFARLRGMLEPIFYKGSAEVPQEKLDAIHGAYDLLEATLQSDFLVGNSLTLADISCSTSLSTLATLFPIDAGKCPKLVAYLKRLESAIPGYQEYNTVRAGEAQAHFKLKMEENKKK, from the exons ATGGCCCCAATTGTATTGTACACAACTCGCCGGACGCCGGCCGGTCGAGCTGTCGAAATAACCGCCAAGATGATCGGTCTGGAGCTGGATGTTAAAATTGTGGATCTCGTTAACAAGGAACATTTGACTGCTGAATTTCTCAAA CTCAACCCACAACACACCGTCCCAACGATTGTCGATAATGGAGTGGCACTTTTCGACAGTCATGCAATAATCATCTATCTGGTGTCGAAGTATGGCAAAGATGATAGCCTGTACCCGAAAGATTTGGTTGCACAAGCTCGGATCAATGCTATGCTGCATTTTGAATCAGGGATTCTTTTCGCGCGCCTGAGAGGAATGCTTGAACCCATCTTCTACAAGGGATCAGCGGAAGTCCCACAGGAAAAGCTGGACGCCATCCATGGAGCTTACGATCTGTTGGAAGCGACACTTCAGTCGGACTTCTTGGTAGGAAACTCGCTAACCTTGGCCGATATTAGCTGCAGCACTTCACTGTCAACTTTGGCCACGCTGTTCCCAATTGATGCTGGAAAGTGTCCTAAGCTAGTGGCTTATTTGAAACGTTTGGAAAGTGCCATCCCCGGTTACCAAGAGTACAACACTGTCCGTGCTGGAGAAGCACAAGCGCACTTCAAGCTGAAGATGGAGGagaacaaaaagaaataa